attttaattcTATATGCTGCCCTAGCTTATGAATCATTGCTGATCGTGAACATATTAAAAAGGAATTCACAGGGTAAACTCAACTGATTGGCAGAAAACCTCTATCGTTTTCTGAAAGAACCGACAGACATTTTGTCTTCAAAACTATAAAATGGAAAACCTACTGTAAAATAGTCATATCATGTGCCACTAATTACACAAGTTTCACAAATTTACGCGCACCATGAGGCTTTTCAGATCATTGCACCTCAAGTCTCAGACCAAACTGTTTTCTTATCCCTTGGAGAAACCTAAGCTTAAACAATTACCTGTAGGTACACCGCTTTTATCCCGTTATATCCAGTTGGGGTAGGACCAGGAGAAAGTAAGCTCAGAAACTCTTCTGCACCACATTATTCCTATAAAAACACTATTCCTTAGTCTTCTTGTTGTACTCACTCCTTGATATTATTACATGCAGTGTGGACTATGTACCAAGCTCTTCCATTTGTGAAGGAGAGGGACCTCTACTCAGGCTTCTTTGCAAAGTTCTTTATGGGCTACCATTCCTTCCTCGTGGTACATTGATGTTAAACCCGCGGGACTAAATCACTAAATACACCCTGCATCCCTTCTTCTTATGCTTGATTAATGTTCACTTAGCTGTGATAATGTGCTGACAGGGTGTGCTGCTGTGCTATCCATTTCTGTGGCTGAAGCTGTACCTGCATGTGTTCAAGCAGCGTAAGTCCAAGCTGGGAAAGGTGGACCGGAAGAAACGGGTATGAGAAAATTCAGTTGAGCTCAGCTGTCACTTTTTCACTGAAAATCGGACACAGGCAACTTGGCGAGGAATCTTGCAGCTGATGCAGTTGGAAGCTTCACTGAGCTGAACAACAACTTATTATACTAGCAGATTACTGGGTTTTGCTTACCTTTTGAGCAACTTATTATACTACTACTATCTATGAGTCACAATGCAAGTCGTTTCAGATGTCGAAGCGGTCTTCATTGTGATACTTTGACTATCAATTTTTATGTAAATATGTTATCTTCAAACAAAACTATGTATAAAGTATGAAAATTCATATTTACTGTTGGTCttgcttttatttttgtctgaatttttttattggaAACTACTGGATTTGAATGAAGATGTTCATCAGTTCATGGCTATAACATGTGCGCTTGCAAAGAGTTGAGAAAATATATGATAATCGTCCATATAAGAAAATGAATTATCACCTCCAATCCAAAGCGACACTTGTCTTACACTattggattggagggagtacttgattATATATTTCGGTATCTAAAAGAACTCATTAGTTTTTGGGGTGTTAGGGGGTACTTAATTACTTGTGTTAATTTAAGTTTGTGCAATGACACTATTAGTCAATATGATGatcttaattttcttgttctaTTCAATTGCTAAATCTTTTTAGAGCAATTCGTTTTGTAAATTTGGGAGATGCTGCTGAGAGTAGCTAGCCTCCTTTCAATTGATAGGGATGCAGTAGGCCTAACTAGAGGTTTGGGCCTTAAAGGCCCAGGCGTAGCACCCATCCCCAACAAACGAAGCCTGGCAATCTGTAGCAAACAAATCCTGCAGCCCCCAATCGATCACCGCCGGCCATActccttccccgccgccgccatggggaAGTTCCGCAAGCTCGGTCGCCACGCCGCCCACCGCGTCTCCATGCTAAGGTACtcatttctctttctctctctcgttcCACCCGTCTCATCTAAGTCCTATTCGTTTCCGTTCCAccctcccctctctccctGACCCACGGCTACCTCTCTCCCCACCCCTTTCCGACCACTCTCGGCAGGACGATGGTGTCGCAGCTGGTGAAGCACGAGCGGATAGAGACCACCGTCGCAAAGGTAGCTTCGTGTCTACCTCTGAGTCTgtcatttcgtcgaacaccttACGGTACTGGGAGCAGTGCAGGTTTTTTGCGCCAGGAAATTGGCTCCTTCTTTATGTGAGGCATTTTATCGTTTCAGGCGAAGGAGGTGCGGCGGAAGGCGGATCAGATGGTGCAGCTTGGCAAAGATGTACGTTGTTTAACGTGTTTACTAGAATTTCACCACATGACCCCTAGACCCTAGTGCCTGCAGTGCAAAATCATGGTGATATATTAGACTGTTTACTgtttagtactccgtagtgcATATCAAAGTTAGGGGTATTAGAATAGTGAAATCTAACCACTAACcggacatcttttgttggttttttCCTCATAATGCAAGATGTGTAGGGAAAAGTAGCATGATTTTCACACCATTTATGCTTGCTTCTGATACACAATGCAACTAAGCAGATCAGTGGAAAAGTGGTATAATTTTGACACCTTGGGTAATCCGCAACAAATCTTCGCGTAAAAGTGAAGTGCAGATCTTTTATTTGAGTTTCTTATTTCCTGTTTTGGCATCTCCGAGCAACTAGTAAACTGGATTTGTGAAGTTTTGACCACCTAGGTAAATATTTAGTTTGCATTTTGCCATTTTCTTAGGTAAGTTGAAAGTATGTTAGTGTGTAATGCAAGGACGCACCCATTCATCAGTGATcatatgaataaagatctcaCCCATCTGAATTTGGCCCTCTAGACAAAAAAGTTAACAgttctctctaaaaaaaatctaaaaaaaaacacaaaaaagtGAAGTTGACACTTGCATAACTTTCAGATACGGGGATATTCTTGTACAAATTTGTAGTATTCCCAAGTGCTCCTTGAGTTTAATTGTCCATGCCCAGCCCAGATGTATGGGGGTGCTCTCTGTTATTTCTATCTCTTAAAAGTTCTTACTGCTGAAATTGTTATTATATTGACatggaaaatatatattactcTCTAGGGTACACTAGATGCAGCAAGACGTGCATCGTCCTTTGTTCGGGGTGATGATGTTGTTCACAAGATATTCACAGAGCTTGCATACCGCTACAAGTAATTTTACCTATTTATGGTAGTTTCAATTTTAATTCAGACTAACATGCTCGGGGACTCAGTTGCTTTGACCATTTTGAAGCTCTATCTTGTGTACCTTCTTTATGTTCTACCTTATATATAGGGATCGAGCCGGTGGATACACAAGACTATTGCGAACTAGGATACGAGTTGGCGATGCTGCACCAATGGCATACATTGAGTATGTTTATCCTTAATATACCTTAACTTCACATATTCGTAATTTTATTTATAGAAAATTCACATTCTTATTTCTGTTATTTGTACTTTAACTTCACATTAGGAGTGAGTATTGTCTAGCATCCGTCAGTTATAGTTAGGTATTTCCTTAAAAACTAATGTTATCACTTAACAAAATTCATCCTTCTTTCTCcaatgtactccgtatatcaCAAAATTCTGTTGAGGTTTGAAATTTCCTACAAAAAGATTATCATTGTTTTTCAAAGACACCGTGATGGTACTGCgtgaaagattttttttatctctttcACTTTGGTAAAAGGCCCAGAATTCTATGAAAAAAACTTGGTAGTTTCCAGTTCATTGTAACAGAGAAAGAAATACATGTTGTGATGAGATAGAATCCAATATCTATTGGTCGTTTCATACACAGGTTTGTCGACCGGGAGAATGAACTTCGAGAGGCAAAACCTGCAACACCACAGCCACCCCAGCGGATCCCTCTTGATCCATGGACCAGATCTCGTGCCAGCCAACAGTGGGCAGGACCTAAAGTCAGCCAGAAGAACTCTGGGGCAGAAGGCCTATGAGACCTGGATCATTATTCATCcttatttttgtgtttctaAAAGGCTTTTGATCTTTAGACGCTCGAACTAGGAGATTCATCCTGTAAGAAACTAAAAGCTACCGTTTCCACGGAAAGTTTTTCTCATGGGTCATTGTAACATCTGATATGTTTAGTGTTCATGCTTACTGATCATTGTCAGGGTATTGTTTGCCATGTCTGATATAATAGCTACAATGTGGCCATGTTGGCAATGTGCGGTCTCGAGTATCCAGACACTTTCATCAACTTCCGTGGTGGAGATATTTGAGACAACCGAATCACATCGCAGTTTACTCTGATGTCCCGGCTGACTCTGAATTGATCCTGCGTTGTCATGGGTTTTGACCCTACTGTACTGTACGTGCCAATGGTGTCTTGGCGTTCTCCAGGAAGCTGTGCTCCCTCTCCGATCACTTCGTTGCCGCCTTACCCGCTGACACCGACACAGTTCTGCGTGGCAGTCACTGGGTCTGGTCACATACAATTGGATGACACTGACAAGGTTGGAGTTTCCTCTTGCAATGCGGTAACGGTATTTCGCATTTCTACCTCAGTAAAGGGGAGGTGGGTAATCTTGCAGCTTAAGAAAAGATATACACTGACCAAAGGTTCAATACTGGGGAGAAACCTTCAAGAGATTTGAGGTTAAAGGATATCGTTGGCATGTCATTTTCAGGTCGAATCTCTGCTACATTTGACTCTCAGCTCTCAAGTCACCCACACCACAACAAAAGATTTAAGGGGGGAAAGGGCTGATATCTTGGCAGCACCTGCAGTTTGTGATGGGTCGATATGGCTGCTGCTATCTTGCAGCTCAGAAATATGTGGCCAGTTTGCCTGCACCTGGGCACGGCTTTTCTTGTGTTATCCATATTACCAGATAAGTCCAAGTGATAGGCTGAGAGTTGTTGCGACGGTGCAAGCGATTGAGGTATATAAACACATTTTGGAGTTGGTTTATTAGGATCGGCTAGCTGGGATCGTCAAATGGACTGCGTTCTTCTGAGCTCACACTTGTCATCCCATGCCG
The Brachypodium distachyon strain Bd21 chromosome 2, Brachypodium_distachyon_v3.0, whole genome shotgun sequence genome window above contains:
- the LOC100841328 gene encoding uncharacterized protein LOC100841328, whose product is MGKFRKLGRHAAHRVSMLRTMVSQLVKHERIETTVAKAKEVRRKADQMVQLGKDGTLDAARRASSFVRGDDVVHKIFTELAYRYKDRAGGYTRLLRTRIRVGDAAPMAYIEFVDRENELREAKPATPQPPQRIPLDPWTRSRASQQWAGPKVSQKNSGAEGL